The Prosthecodimorpha staleyi region GCCAGGCGCCGGTCTCGGCATCGACCCGCGGGCCGACGGTGGCGCGGACCCGCGCGTGATAGGCGTCGATCCAGGCGCGCTCGGCGGCCGTCAGCAGGTCGGTGTCGATCAGGCGGCGGTCGTAAGGGACGAGCGTCAGCGTCTCGAAGCCGAGCATCGCCCGCTCGCCGCCCGGGATCGCCTCTGGCTCAGTGACCAGGACCAGGTTTTCGATCCGGATGCCATAGGCGCCGGTCTTGTAGTAGCCGGGCTCGTTGGAGACGATCATGCCCGGCTCCAGCGCGACCATGCCGGTCTTGGCGATCCGGTGCGGTCCCTCGTGCACCGACAGGAAGCTGCCGACGCCGTGGCCGGTGCCGTGGTCGTAGTCGAGGCCGGCCTGCCACAGCGCGATCCGGGCGAGCGTGTCGAGCTGCGCGCCCGTGGTGCCTTTCGGGAAGCGCGCCATCGAGATGGCGAGATGGCCCTTCAGCACCAGGGTGGCGCGCTGCCGGGCTTCCGGATCGGGCGCGCCGACGGCCAGCGTGCGGGTGATGTCGGTGGTGCCGTCGCGATACTGGGCGCCGGAATCGAGCAGGAAGACCGAGTTCGGTTCGATCGGCCGGTTGGTGGCGCGGGTCACGCGGTAGTGGACGATGGCGCCGTTCGGGCCGGCGCCCGAGATGGTGTCGAAGGAGATGTCGAGGAGCGCGCCGGTCTTGGCCCGGAAGGCTTCCAGCATCTCGACGGCGCCGATCTCGTCGAGCCCGCCCTTCGGCGCCTCGCGGTCGAACCAGGCCAGATAGGCGACATAGGCGGCCGCATCGCGCAGATGCGCGGCGCGCGCGCCGGCGATCTCGGCCGCATTCTTGAGGGCCCGCGGCTTCAGGACCGGATCCTCGCCCTCGACCAGACTGCCGCCGGCCGCCGTGATCGCCCCGGCGACGGCCTCCGACGTCCAGGCCGGATCGACCAGCACCGCCGCCTTGGCGGCGCCGAGGGCGCCGAGGGCGGCCGGAAAGGCGCCGGGCTCGGCGACATCGGCGATG contains the following coding sequences:
- a CDS encoding aminopeptidase P family protein codes for the protein MFQSFEDITDPTVGPVRVAALRAELDRRGLDGFVIPRADEHQNEYVPASADRLRWLTGFTGSAGAAIVLRDRAAILVDGRYTLQAQVQVDMAVFDLVDIVETPVADWLEKNLAPGARLGLDPWLHTIGGMRRLKKAAEKAGAEIVAVDGNPLDAVWVDRPAPPLGAVALHPPEFAGETAAAKLQRLAAILADRKADAAILSQPDSIAWAFNIRGSDVSHTPLPISYAVLHREGRPELFIDGRKLGNEVRAALEDIADVAEPGAFPAALGALGAAKAAVLVDPAWTSEAVAGAITAAGGSLVEGEDPVLKPRALKNAAEIAGARAAHLRDAAAYVAYLAWFDREAPKGGLDEIGAVEMLEAFRAKTGALLDISFDTISGAGPNGAIVHYRVTRATNRPIEPNSVFLLDSGAQYRDGTTDITRTLAVGAPDPEARQRATLVLKGHLAISMARFPKGTTGAQLDTLARIALWQAGLDYDHGTGHGVGSFLSVHEGPHRIAKTGMVALEPGMIVSNEPGYYKTGAYGIRIENLVLVTEPEAIPGGERAMLGFETLTLVPYDRRLIDTDLLTAAERAWIDAYHARVRATVGPRVDAETGAWLDAATAPLA